The DNA window CGCTATCGCTTTGATACTGAAACAGCGCCTGAAAAGCAGCCGAGTTGATGACATAGATAGACTTAGACTTAGAGAAATACACTTAGAGAACAAAGACGTACTAGTGTGTTGCATTGCTGTTCTTTAAGGTTTCTTTGTGAATCTTTTGATCGATGACGTCGATGGCTTTGTATTGCGTATAGTGCATAAAACAACCCTGTCACAAAATATGGCAAGATGATGTTGAGTACATGCCATGACAAGTACTAAATAGGACGGAGAAAATAGCTAAATGTCGTCCCAGAATGCAGTTCAGGACGAGTATTCCACTTTTTGCAGGGTAGACGTTTGCACGCCCTTCTTACAGACATGCATCGCGTACGTCATGCCCGCCTTTGACTTCACCCTGCAACAAAAGGTGACCCCTAAGGTGTTCCGTTACTCCGAAACCGCCTACGGCCAGATCAAGGCATGGCTCTACGAAATTATGAACGCCCTAGACTACCTCCACAGCCGCGGCATGTACCATCTCAATATCCACATGAGGAACGTatttatcattcgtggcaaccgGGCAGCATTAGGTGGGCTCGCCAACCTTCATCGCGCGGGGACAGTGACTGCAGACGCCGTCAAAGTGGACACGATCTACGCACCGCCCGAGGTAGTTGCTGCCCGTATAGGCATGGACAACAAGATGTGGGAACTCCAGGCTGACCGAATTGACATGTGGAGTCTGTGCGCTATGTTCGCTGAGGCACTCACCTGCCACTGGCGCTGGAAGATACGCAAGTTCCTGGTTCTCACCAAGAATAGAGTTCACTCAACGGGTGATCGATTAGCGCTTCTGGGTGACTACACAACGAGTCGGTTTCAAAGCCCAGAGTGCTTGCGTAGATACCTGAACAGGAGTTTCAGATCAATTATGTTTGAAGACGAGGAAGTCGGGTCTTTGGCTCTTCTTCTTCAGTGTGGTCTCAAGGTAGTCCCTGGCGAAAGAAAGGTCGTGTCTGGGATGTTAAGGGCCAGATATTGGACTGATACCTTCACATCACCGAGGTCTCCTCGTAAGTTCAGCTTTTGTAGCAGTTCACTTTCTGGTCTTTGCTCGTATTACGTTGCTAATGCAGCGAGGTATCGACAACAGCGTGTCCACTGCGTTGGCTGCTGCTGTGAGTGTTTCCTAGGTTGAGAGCGACACGACGAAAAGACAAACATTGGTCCCAATCTCTTTTCGTCGTGTTCCTCAAACCTCCGGGGATTGTCTGACATGTCGCTCTACGACTCTCTATTCTGCAATTCTCGCCACTCTGCAGCCGTTGAAGAAAACCTGGAGTGCTCATCGCAGGAGAACACCACAAACTACAGCTGGGACGACGAGCAGCAGTACTCCAGTCGAGAGCTGCTACATTTTTATCGAAATCTCTCTGAAGACGACGATGACGAAGAGACGGACGACGAGCTCCGCCGGGGAGATACCTCGGAAGACACGTTGACACCCGAAGGCGCCAGCCCCACCCAGACTACCATGGTGCTTCTACCGCGCGCAGACGTGCTTCGCATCAGCACCTTGGAAAACTCTCCGACGATTTCTTCCACTTTGACCGGTGAGACGGGTCGACAGCGGAGCAAGTCGTTCGCTTCCAAGACGAGGGAGTGGTTTGGAGAGATGAGAAGACGATGCTCCATTCGAAAGTAAAGGCCACCGGCTCCGCGAACATGATAATAGAGCAGAAGATGAATGTAACAAAAAGAAATATCAGATATATAGCACAAAATAAAATCTCTGTACAGCGCATTTCATTTTATCACCTCACAGGTACTTGTAACTAAAAATAACAAGTAGAAACTATAACAAGAAAGTAATAGCAGGGATATCTGCATGGCATGAAACTGGTGACCACTTGACACGTACGCGGGAGGGCGACACCAAAGAGGTTTCAGACATGATAAGAGCCTTGCCATGGCAAGCATGGATGTCGAAGGACAGAGCCTTGAGGGAGTCCAGATTTTACATGGGTTGTATTCGAACATGTTTTCTTAACAAGGACGCTCTGCTGTCCGTCAGTTTAACGTCTGTCATTTAATCCCTCGCGGTAGATTCGTGGACTGCATCAAAGTTGCTGTATAAAAAGCTTGGTTCTCGTCAACCTATACCTGTGTATTGACATGTGTCGACTTTGTCTGTCGTTCTTTGAAATCTGTATCGCGAAGCTCGAACAGCGAAGAACTGGCAAAACGGCGAACGGTCCAGTGCGAGGACGCAAATTTTCACTGGCCGGTTCCAACACATGCGAACGCGTGCGTCACCCCGCGTATCATAGGCCGCGCTCCATGACGAGGAAGAAGGATGTCAACGCAGCCGCACGCACGTATATTGGaacgcaatagtgtgaaccGGCCTTAATTGAGTAGGGTTACCTgcaaggtgtgtcagcctattcGTGTGGacgtgctgcacgtgccgcggggtaggactgcggataatttcgatcaAAACTTGTTGTTCTTGTAGCATACTTGTCAACGTAGAAATCATAAGGACTATACGCTAGAAGAAAAGATCCGCTGAATCAGCGTATGAGCAAGAGACGCGCCATATTGTAGCAGTCAATGTCGTCGCACCTATACAAGCGTTCCGCACTGAACCAACACCACTTAGATAGAGAAAACCTGCTCAcgcgtcgacgtgacgtaacagctaagagtcagccaatccgGATCATGTTTTCAACGGCATAGtcaatcacgaacgagctttcagcggtcgtagcgatggagaagaaccaccgtcgtctgcgagtagtcgCGTCTGCGAGCGTCCCCgggtactaaatgggaaaagtttaaaataaagcgcaaaactgtCCCATATCTTACTCAAGGAAagcgtgctgcactttttgtctacaggtTCTAAGTTAGGTCCAATAATTTGCGAATTCGTCAGTTCGCAGAAgggcgaatcgcagtagcaggcGCTGTCCACGTAGCAGAGGAGGGAGAGTAGGCAATAAGCAGACCTTCTGTATTTAAGTAGCGTTGGCTGAACGCCGTGGTCGTGTCGTGACAACATCATACCGCGAGAAACGCATTAAACATCTGCGAAATAGAGTTGTTCGTTCTTAAATATAGAACTGTAAAGGACAACGTCATCACTGTATGCTTATAGCATGAACTTATGACATATAGTAATAGCATGTGCACAAACGCAACACGAAGGTTTCGGTATGGTTTGCTTACCTGTTCCATAACGCGGCAACGCCTGCTCCGGACAAGGAGCTTGCCCACTTTGGACGCTTTGTAAAAATACAAAAGGAAAGAGGGTCTGGGGTGTTCTTTTCAAGTCAGCAACTGGCTTACAAGCAACCAGTAAAGTTCAGTTAAGTAGTTAAGTATTCTCTCGGTTTATGCGTCCTGAATCATTCTTAAAACATACAAGTATTGAAACTGCACTAAAAGTTGAACCCCTCACGTTTCAGATTACGCCCCGAAGACTCATAACAGCTTCTTAGCAAGTGGATATTGAGTGTAGGAAGTGAGTTTTTTTCCTCCTCAGTTGCACAAGAACATCGACAAGAAAGGATGGTTGAGGCGTATCGTTTTAGCTGTTGGAGAGACGATAGAAGATAGCACATTAATCTGTCTTGTTAGACAACAACCCCGTCACTTTAAATGAGCAGCGCTCGGA is part of the Ornithodoros turicata isolate Travis unplaced genomic scaffold, ASM3712646v1 ctg00000746.1, whole genome shotgun sequence genome and encodes:
- the LOC135374822 gene encoding uncharacterized protein LOC135374822, giving the protein MNSVPSSSPSISAFQLETTRDSCHLIEDAALQELIEPVGDLDVLDQACFRKSDDLWRQVREESWDHIYERTLIYMRTNLGYFFDYNIAEGTFGRFVRMYEPEARAEVTVWFTDEANIRKEDLWRVLSHPNLMELVRRIRVDVCTPFLQTCIAYVMPAFDFTLQQKVTPKVFRYSETAYGQIKAWLYEIMNALDYLHSRGMYHLNIHMRNVFIIRGNRAALGGLANLHRAGTVTADAVKVDTIYAPPEVVAARIGMDNKMWELQADRIDMWSLCAMFAEALTCHWRWKIRKFLVLTKNRVHSTGDRLALLGDYTTSRFQSPECLRRYLNRSFRSIMFEDEEVGSLALLLQCGLKVVPGERKVVSGMLRARYWTDTFTSPRSPPVEENLECSSQENTTNYSWDDEQQYSSRELLHFYRNLSEDDDDEETDDELRRGDTSEDTLTPEGASPTQTTMVLLPRADVLRISTLENSPTISSTLTGETGRQRSKSFASKTREWFGEMRRRCSIRK